The Spinacia oleracea cultivar Varoflay chromosome 2, BTI_SOV_V1, whole genome shotgun sequence DNA segment AATCCTAATCTCTCAATTGATGAACCTCGTAAGTGGGAAATTCTTGAGGAGATGACTCAATACCTACTCAATGACTCGCAAACCTTGACAAGTTCCGATGAAAACTGTATCATGTCAAGAGTTAATTCCCTTTGTTGCCTTCTGCAAAAGGATGACGTAGGTGCTCAGAACGCACAGGCCAGAGTTGAGAATGAACGGGATCTTGCTATGGGCAACACTCAACCTGCCGCCACACAATTGTATGAAAATCAAACTGCAAAGACTGTTGTTGCAACACAAAGTGAGATTGGTATAGGCAATGATTTCCAACAGGGAACAAGCATGTCAAGGAAGGATTCAGTTGGTGAGCTCCTCCTCCATCTTCCAAGGATAGCATCTCTTCCTCAGTTCTTATTCCCAGAAGATTCAAGAATCACAGGCAGATAGCACATAAATTAGTGTAAAGCTCCTGTCTGTAAATATGTGCTTTCTGTATCTGAATATGACATCTGCAGGTTCCATCAACTTGTACAATATCTGATTATGGGTAGATCTGATTGATGTCCGTCTTCTCACGCTTGGGAGGACATACCTGCAAGAGTCTGTTCATCACAAATATCACAATGGCACATGAAGAATTTCCTGTCTTTAACCCTTACTAGAAGGTAAAACTCAGGGAATGCTGATGCTATAGCAGGTTCTACTTTTTGAGTCTTGTATAGACGTTGTGGTGTGCCTGTATTAGGGGTCAGTAAGTAAGACCGAGACTAAGACATTGTGGAGAAGCTGGTGTTTCTTTGGCTTTAGGCCTTGTACTTCAGTTGGTAACAAAATgaatttattttgaaaaaaCCAAGTATGTAGTATCTCTCTTTAAAGAAAGGATGTGTAATATGTGATGAGAACAAACTTAGGTGTTCAATCTTTCTTCAATGTGCCTCTCAAATATGTCAATCTATTTGATACTTCATATATCTGGAGTTGATATACTTACATGGTCAGATTAAACAGTTGCTCAATTGACTACATGTAAGAGCTGCAAAAACAGCAGTAAGAGCCAAGGTTTGTTAATAGTTCCAAACTGAGAACGACATATACCAAACCGGCTCTTTTGTTTCATGTAACCCAATATGATAAATCTATTGTCCGTTCAAACTGACAGAGAGTAATACAGTCCATAATGCAGAAATACATTAATGTCTCAACTGTTGTTTACATTAACAGTTTATTCATAATAGCATACCAAACCAGACCAAAGCTTCTGTCTTTTAAACCTAAAGACATACATTCACAAGATTAAGCATCTTGATTTCTAGACGAGATGACTAAGTATGCTGTGAAAAATACACTGTAATCTGAAAGAGTACAGGTGTTTATCCTAATTGGATAACAACAAACATATGCTAGTAGATTCAAGGCAGCAACTAAAACTTGCTCAACACCACTTGCCATCTACTTTACGTTTTAATTCTAGAAAACAACTATACAAAAGAATAAAAACTAAGGACCTACTGCACATCTGCatcatcctcctcctcctcctcctcctcagcAGCCTCATTTTCCTGTAGCATGTTCATCAACATGTTAATTTGATCTTGCAGCATAGTATTTTCTCTTTCAACATCTGAACGCTTTCTTTTCTCTTCTAGAAGCTGGATTTGTAGATGTTCTAGAACACGAGAATCCTCGTCCAGTTGCTCACTTAATCCATCAATTTCACGATCCTGCACATATGGCTATCTTGTCAACCATTGATACAGTATACGAGTAGTTCCTTACCCtttatagaaaaataaaaataaaacaaggaataagtaataacaacaacaattcATTGTGCTGCATTTTCAAGCTCTTCTCATGCTAGAGAATTCTAAATTACATTTCATTAAGTAGCATTTTAGTGCTCTTTTTCTAGTATGAGTTTTCTTGAAAAGCACCTTGCGATTCATTTCCTGGATGGCTATCCTCCTCATGctctcaacaacatcaacatTCACCAGCTTCCGCTTCTTACCTATCAACCAGCCTTTTGGATAAGCTGTTGTGTCGAAGTCCGGAGGAGGAAGTAAACTCTCGTTTGAGGGCCGTTTTTTTGAATGAATATCCATAGGTTCCAGCGGTTCAAACAGTGCCTTTCTTCTTTCTGAAAGTACAGCAGCTGGAGGAGTCGAGTCCaatgttttttcttcttctggAGTTTCCTCTTTTGTTGGCGTTTCAAACATTGGCTCATCTCTTTGCTTCGTCATGTTCAATCCGCTTGCTGTCACAACAAGCTAGTCTTGTGGAACAAAATTTAGCAGAAACTAATATCGTAGTAACAACGTTACAGCAAaccatgcatcaatgtcaatcAAGCAAACCACAAAGATTCTACTTTTCAGCAAATTTTAACAAAATAACATATAAATAAATACATTATAGGCTATTAAGTATTAAGCACACACATACATTATGTAGTAGCAACAAGCATCTTCAATGCCAGCCTAGTAGGCTAGTATCTCCACACCCCCTCCTCGAAATGCAGCCACTTTCTAAAATCTAACCATCGTTTACCAGAATTTCCAGTTGACCCATACAAAGGAGTTGATTCATCTTCTTCTCTAATGTACTTACTACTAGGTTTTCTATCATATGGCAAACATTGTATAACGGAAGCTCTTTGCTTCATGTTTCTAATGTGGGATACACAATGCTCACGCTTGCACCTAATAAAAACAATCTTAAATAACTGGAAACAAAATGTATACAAGTGTGGTAACATTTACTTGATCAACTTGGAATACATGGGATATATCCGACAATCCAACACCACAAGTATGATGCCATACACTAGATACCATAATCCTTTTGTAACTCCATGTCCCCACTATACCTATGCTGTTAATCTCTAATCTACTATACTAGTCATTAATTCCTATGTTTCAGTCAAATTTCATTATAGCTATGTCGTCAGCCCACCTTTAATCGATGAACAACACATTAGAAAGTGAAACTCCATCTTTCCAGAACTATCTGTCCTTTACATTTTCAACCATTGACTTCTGATTGTTACTCCATCCCAGACAAATAATTTCTATTGATTGATTGAATAAACATGGATTAAGATAGATGATCAGTAAAGTCAAAAGGTACTGGAACAATCTAATGCAGTGAATGACCTTTTGCATGATTAGTTAAAATACATGCATAGTGGAATGTAAAATCTGCAGTACCTATTTTTAGGAACATTAAATCGGACATCTAAGGGTGCACTATGTTCATATGATTTCACTTATCCTAACATATTAGAACTAATTGTGTTGTAAATTTGACTTGAGAGCCTTTATTTTCCCTAAACTTATCTTATGTCAACTTACATTTCCTGAAGTGgaaataagttgaacagaacaGGGCCTGAAAGGCTAAAAGTATGAATATCTATATTTTCCTCCAAAATACTATTTCTCACAGGAGACAATAGAAAGAAATTATTTCATAAAAGTATTTTGTATCTAAATTTATTAGCAACTTAGGCCCTCTTTACTTCTATTTATAAATATTTGTTTGGTAAAAATCAGTTTTGacgaacaaaaataaaatttagttaGTAAAAACTAAGTTATATTCAGTAAATATACAGGACAAAAAAACTAGTTTACAACCACTTTTGATCACTTGATCAGCATAAATTTGGTCTGATCAATAATAACTAGTTACGTTTAGTTGAAGTTGATTAAAATGAATACGCCTTTAAGGCTCTATTTGTGTGACGGAAAACATTTTTAATGAAAAGTATCCATGGGaaatatttttccaaaaaaagataCAATTCCAAACTAATTTTCCTTTGTTCCTCACAAGAAAAGGTAAAAGAGAAAAGGAGTACAAAGGTGACGATGGATGGGAGGAAAGAAAAAGGGAGGCTATGAGGAGAAAGGCAAAGTGGTTTCCCTTCTTTTCAAAAAGGAAAATGTTTCTACTCTCTCAGTTCCACAATACTTACCAAAGTTGATCGGCCACATAACTTTAGGAGGAGAGCTGAATATTCACGGAAATGAATAGGCTGTTGCAAGTGGAtgagtggggtattttttattgtttcacAAGGACAGTGAATCatttacttttgttggtgtGGGCGGTATTTGGGGTAtcaatttttattattgttgcaCAACTTACTAAACATTTACGAGGACCCCAAATGgagaaattataaaatatatatggtCCCTTACCAAAAATAGAAGTGTTGCAAGTCTTCAAAAATGGCCAAAAAAACAAGTGTTGCGAGTATTCAAACGGGAATACTTTTCATCATCGAGAAAATTGGTTTCAACCCCTTTACCAACCAAACAATGAAAGCTGATTACAAATGGGAAAATTATTTCCTTGGAAAAAAAAACTACAGTAAACCAAACGCTCTCTAATGATCAAAATTTGAAACAAGAAAAAAGTGACTTCAGAATTTTGAACTGACTCCGGAAAATTTGTCTTATATTTCAATGGTTGTTccgcatcaaaaaaaaaaagaagactgAAAGTTTCCAGCAGCCTGATTATAGTCAGGTAATTGTTTGCTTGATATTCaggaaataaaaaattcaagcacTTTTCAAAATACCGTAGACCATTAGCTTTTTTGGTAATACAAATAATTGTTATCAATACCTATATGCAAACGAAAGAGAGGATTGCCCTGCCCAACACATTGAGAAGGAGGATGCCATGTACTTTGATATGTGAATCTTAAGGTTGGGTTGGTCACTTTCGGGTTTGTGTTATTTTGGATTAGGTCAtctaagtcaattcaagtctctAGGATCATGCTTATAGCCTAAGCGTTGAAGTTTGGTACGTGACATAATCAACCGTATTGTAAAGATAGTCCTTctgtattttatttattaaatagtGTATTTTGACAGACACAAATGGTAAGGATagtgagttgattttattaaattaagaTACAACTGGTGGAAGCGATgaataaataattataataaaatataatgggtattaaatttttcaataaatgtaaaaagtaaggaaaaaataaaaagtgaacCATTTACTAATAAAATACGACAACTTTAGAAAAGTGCGCCGTATAATAAAATACGGAAGGATTACATCAAATACTCAACAACAAAACTGGAGTACTTCGTATTAGGTATTACGCTTGGATGAATACAACGCGTGCCTACCTTCACAATCAACTTATGAATAATATTGATAATGTTCACGACCAAAGTATGACTTTATTGCTAAGCATAGAATTCAACGAAAATAATGAAATTGACTTTAAGAGAACAACACTTCAAGCCCACCACGCTTATAATTATTCTATATTCAAGCAATTTCGAGAAGATCTTCAGTTTCTTATTACTGTAACAAAATTGAATTGACAGATGGCTCGTGTAAAATAGGAAACAGGCTCTAATCCTCCTGTATGGCCCTTGTCGATCATTTGCACCCAAAAAAATGTAAATTAATTTCATACACTAATACACACATAACACATTATTCATAGCAGAAAAACCCCATCTTTATGACGTACTAGTGggagaacaaaaaaaaacccaaaaagtcTTCGCATAAACAAACTCAAGACGTTGTTGTCTCACGCAACATTTCTCATATTTCAAGCAACAAAAGTGCATCCTATAGTTTtgatattattatcattatttttgtTCTAAAATTGAATCATTTAACAAGAAGGTGAATCAAAGTAAACTATAATCCCACAATAAAATTCCAGATTAATAAAATTAACCCATTTCAGCTAAATCAAATTTTAACCCCACGAAATAAGTTCatttatgattttatttttgaaggaAACAAAATAATTTCTGCTCAAGTAAATTGAAACCCACATAATCATTTGAGcttaataaaatttaattaatcacaccataaaatttaaaaagaaaaaaaaaaaagagaaatggaGGAAAGAGAAAACGAACCACGCCTCTTGCGAGATTGCCAAAAGACACGAGTTGAAGAAACTGGAGAAAACCCATCAAAAGAATTTGCTGCTTCTCCCATTTTTTAAGAATTTTCAGCTTCAAAAACTTAGCAAGAACTTCACAACTCTGGTCTAGTTGAAGTAGAATAAAACAGGTTATTTTGGTTGGATGGAAATAAAACGTCTGAAATTGAAAATATGAAATTGTTTTTAGCTTAATATGAGAAAAACGATAAATTCTGTTTTCCTTGGAAAATGTGTATTGTCTGTAAATTGGGCGGTTGAGATTAGGAGGTCTGAGATAAGTGGGTGGGATTTTTAAGACAAAGGAAAAGAGTTGTTTGTACTGTTGACGTTTCACCAGAAGTTTTACTCTTCCACTTTTCTCTTTAGGTAAGGCACGTGGATTTTCGGCATATTCCTTTCGCAAACACTTTTTCAAGGGCTGTTTGCTGTTTGGTTCGATGACTGAGGAATTAAGGACTAGGGATAGACCGGTTAAACGGGCCGGTTGGATGGGATACATCTGTTAAACGTGCCGGTCGGGTGGGATAGATTTGTTAAATGGGTCGGTTATTTAGGCCCTACTTTTTGGTTTGTTAATATCTTTGTGAATATAATGATACGGCTTACCCTAATATGGGTGTCTGGGActcatatatataataatatggTACAATAGTACAATTACGAGTATACCCTTAGTATCCTCTATTACACCCCCTCAATCTGTGCAGGGGGAACCACATGCAGATTGGACCGTAAAAACTCAAAACGCTGACCTGACAAACCTTTCGTAAAAATGTCAGCTAACTGTAACTCAGTAGGGACATAACGAACAACTAAATCACCATGAGCTACACGCTCCCGAACAAAATGATAATCTATTTTGATATGTTTGCTACGATCATGCTGAACCGGATTGACCGCAAGATAGGATGCAGAAACATTATCACAAAAGAGCTTTACGGGTGCGCGGATGACGATTCCCAACTCAGCTAACAAGGAACGAATCCAGAGAGTATCCTGAACCGTGTATGCAACAGCGCGGTACTCTGCTTCTGTGGAAGATTTGGAGACGGTAGGTTGCTTCTTCGAGCGCCAGGAAATGAGGTTGCCACTAAGAAAAATTGCATAACCAGTGGTGGAACGACAACTATCAGGACAACCTGCCCAATCCGAATCTGAGTAGGCAATCATGATTGACATGTCTGGGGCGGGGCGAAGCCATAGACCGTTAGTCTGAAGTACCCTGCAAGTACCTGTATATACGCTTAACCACCAACAAGTGAGATGTGCGGGGTGCATGCATAAATTGGGAAACTAAATGCACAGCATATGTAATATCAGGTCTTGTCATAGTCAAGTACTGTAAAGCCCCAACCATACTGCGATACTCAGTAGGATCGGATAATAAATCACCATCGGTAATAGAAAGTGTGGTACGACTAGGAAGAGGGGTACGCACAGGTTTAGCAGTGTGCAAATGGAATTTCAGAAGTAAATCATGGACATACTTTTTCTGACACAAAAAATAAACCTTTGGAAGTACGAATCGCCTGCACTCCTAGGAAATAGTGCAGATCACTTAGATCTTTCATAGCAAACTCGGCAGACAAAAGAGATATGAATTTGGTGATCAAAGGAGTCGAGTTGCCCGTGACAatgatatcatcaacataaagaagaagaagataaaaAATGAATTTGTCACGGCGAAAAATGAACATAGAATTATCTGATTGACAACAAAAGAAGCCCTGTTGTAACAAAAAACTGCTGAAGCAAAGATACCTAGCTCTAGGAGCCTGTTTCAAACCATAGATTGCTTTCCTAAGACGACAAATATGGTTGGGAAAATCAGGATGAATAAACCCTGCAGGTTGTTTCATGTATACCTCCTCAATCAAATCACCATCTAAAAAAGCATTTTTAACGTCTAATTGACGTATGACCCAATTTGAGGAAAGAGCTAAAGACAAAACCAACCGAATAGTGGTTGATTTAACAACAGGGCTAAAAGTCTCAGAATAATCTATACCTTCTTGCTGTCCGAAACCACGAGCAACCAGACGAGCCTTAGGCCTAATCACATGACCATCTTCGTCGGTTTTTATCGTATAAATCCATTTTGTACCAACCAAGTTCTTTGACGCATCAAATGGTACTAAATCCCAAGTTTTGTTGACAAGCATTGCATTAATCTCGTCCGCCATGGCTTCACGCCATTTCGGAATTTTATTAGCTTTAGAAAAACATGTCGgtgccttttctttttcaactGTACTGAGATTTAATTTAGATTTTGGTTTATAAATTCCGTCTTTAGCACGTGTTCGCATTTCATGAACATTGCTCGTAGACGGGACCACGAAAATACCACTTGAAGGAGGTGCTTGGGATGGGAAGTCATGGATATGTGGAGAGGGCAACAATGGGTCAAGGGGCGTTTGGGCCTCACTATGGTCCATATGTGGGTGGGCCAAGGGAGTGGGGGACAATGGACTGTTGCTGTCCAGCTGGTCCACGTGTGGTAGGATTGGGGAAGGCAAACTAGTGTGGGCCAAGGGAGTGGGAGTTGATAGATTTGTGGACCGAAAATGGGAATGGGACATTGGAGTGCTGCTGTCCAGCTGGGCCTGGCTAATTGGGCTTGGGATTGTGGGTGAGCTCAATTCAGGGGAAGCAAGCAGGCTGGGCCACTGTCTAGCTGTGGCTGGGCTTGGTTCACCACGGTTTGGCTGCGAAGGACTGCCAAAAACGTGACTAGGCCGATTGGACCACGGCCTGGCTGTGGCGTGGCCATCCTTGCCACGGTCAGGCTATGGGCAAGGCTGATCCAACACACCATGAGGGGATGCAATGGGATGGATGAATGGTTCTTGGGTTACTCTATGGGACAAAGACGATGGTAATAGGAGGAGAGAGGGATCCGTATCACTAGAATTAAGTGACGACGATGGACGAGATGACACTAAAGTCCTATACGGAAAAACCGACTCATGGAATTTTACATTCCGACTCACGTAAACACGACCCGACTTTGGTTCATAACAACGATAACCCTTGTAGCCCGGAGCATATCCAATAAAAACACATTGAACCGACCTTGGAGTCAACTTATTTGACGCTTTCGCAATAAAGTTTGGAAAACACTCACAACCAAACACTCGTAAAAACGAATAATCAGGTTGctttgaaaataatttttcaaaagGAGAAGCACCTTGCAAAACAGGGGTAGGCAATCGATTTATGATATATGTTGTCGTATACGCAGCATCGACCCATACTTGACTAGGAAGCAATGACTCAATGAGCATCGTTCGAGCAAGTTCAATTACATGTCGATGCTTTCGTTCAGCAACACCGTTTTGTTGTTGGGTGTCTGGGCAAGATTTTCTAAAAGAAATTCCACATTTTCGAAAATGATCCAGCAAAGGAGCATTATCAAATTCCCGACCCCCATCACTTTGGTAATATTTAATTTTGCAGTCAAATAAATTCTCAACCAATTTTTGAAAATCCATAAATCGATCATGCACATCCgatttttgttttaaaggataaatcCAAGTATAGCgagaaaaatcatcaacaaagcAAACATAATATTTAAAACCAAGGTTTGACAAAACAGGCGATTGCCACAAATCCGAATGAACTAATTGCAAAGGTTTATCAAACGAGTATACTACATCTTGGAAAGGTAGCCTATGAGACTTTCCTAAGCAACATGAAACACAATCAAACTCATTACTACTGACACAAACAATTGCCTTATTGCTCTTGAGAGCACCTAATACTCTATCACCACAATGACCAAGACGACGATGCCACGTAGGACCTGAGCTTCCCTGGTAGCTTCCACTTCTCGTCGTTCTTGTGGAGGCTGAAAATTTCTTTTCGGGGTAGAGTGAGTGGAGTTTAGTTTGTGTATCTGGGTTTAAGTTCACCCTTTctcccatctttctttgggCTCGCATCCCTTGCACccactttctctttcccttttcttgagctgccctcgggcttgctctgattTGTTTTCGTGTCCCTCGGATCCGCGGATCCTTTCAATCTTACAGCGGCTTTGTTGAACTCCTCTGTTTTGATGAACGCATCtcccatttggagcacgtcggctattttggaggggttgTTCATTGACAGTTTATCACGGAACTTCCcctcctggagcgcgtgcttcaaagcGAAGATTGCCATGTCGGGCTGCAGATTTGGATGttggttgattccttcatgaacctGGCCATGAAATCTCGTAGACTCTCGTCCTTTTCTTGTTGGATGGAGGTCAGTTCTGCGGTGGTTCGTTCGGGGCGATTATTGCTCACGAACTATACGCAGAATCTCTTCTTCAATTTCTTCAaacttttgatcgatcccttctgcagcgatctgaaccactctcccgccactccggttagcgtggttgggaagtactTGCACCAACAAGCTTCGAAGTAGGGACTTaggaacatttgctgctcgtaggagatgacatgatccctcatATCCGTGGTCCCGTTGTATGTTAGGTGCGCTGGCAGCCTAACCTTTGGGATCTCCTCCATGACCAACTCTTCTGTGAATGGGGAGGACGTTGGGGTCATGATTCTTCTACCTAGCCTCGCTATGATACCTCCACTTGCCGAGGTTCTGTTGTTGGAACGCTCGGGTGTGCGtcgggggctaggggttcgatcactCCTCCTGTCTCTCCTTCTCGCCgatcggctactgacctcgggtcgctCGCCAGACCTGCTTGACTCACCTAGCCTATCGTGAACCGAAGGTCTCAACCTGCTGagtaccgagcttcggatccgagtgttcgGGGCGGTCGTTTTGCTCTGGAGAGCTGATGGAGTAGGTGCTGGccttgcaaaccaatctggcTGCTGTTGAGCCCTTTTTTGAGTATCCcacgttgtagacacctacttttgtccccattcccgaaagggaaggttcgatgatgagaacataaatctccacttggcaacacatctcctataaaataaacgaatcttaatcaccctttcatttcagccaaagctactatttatagaaacctgctaagaatagtaactgccgtaaaaggtagttgttaaaagtggcaaagtcataaaagatagaaacctgtcagaattaggtgttgcactccaacataaatcctaaaagagatagaatttgcattcctggtataattggaaaataagagttacgtattaattaaattcctaacgaacctagagttcgtaacgggcccagatgcattccgtcataagttaatacgcactaaaagactcggataaatctcaagagctccgtgttctaagagtccaaatctgacaaagaactcggcccagatcccattttcaacgcctggatctgggcgccaaaatcttcggcgcccagccctgggcgctgaaaatgcctggggccgttttatctccggattcttttttggattcgtatcttaaaatctatctttccacacaccctttccctataaatacagcctcaaaaccgacgtgaaaaaaacacacaattccataacctgagtattgactctagccttaagcctaagcctcatgctgcgaaattgatccagcgttctgtcgcaatcgacccaaaagtcgaacagaacgcatcctgccccttgtagcttgatgaattaagcctaaatactggaacatttcttagaaacccgagattcgttaaataaaaggagaaatagcaaagccaagtggttagttttctgagaaccacaacgcacctctcaagggtgcgttgtaatgtgtccctcgtatgatttaatcgctttcatcacccttttataaaattgtcaaactattaatttgattgatctatcacgcctaataagataatacctcggacaattgaattatcatgctaggtaccttaaatcaatctaaataagataatcacgatcgatttagtattatgtgttgcatattgctaaaatcaatacagaatagtttaataagtttaacgcatgtcccttcaattatttatgctgagctagtaaggataacctgcctctggagtattatcgatgagcactcctctcggtagctacagtccccagaactctcaatctctgccctgagggtgtacgttgagcgatccccacaccagggatcacaagggaacctatggccgtcgtggttgaacataattgcactccctttatgtcacgataaccgggttttgtcagtt contains these protein-coding regions:
- the LOC110798545 gene encoding protein HEADING DATE REPRESSOR 1, which translates into the protein MGEAANSFDGFSPVSSTRVFWQSRKRRASGLNMTKQRDEPMFETPTKEETPEEEKTLDSTPPAAVLSERRKALFEPLEPMDIHSKKRPSNESLLPPPDFDTTAYPKGWLIGKKRKLVNVDVVESMRRIAIQEMNRKDREIDGLSEQLDEDSRVLEHLQIQLLEEKRKRSDVERENTMLQDQINMLMNMLQENEAAEEEEEEEDDADVQ